The following are encoded in a window of Sminthopsis crassicaudata isolate SCR6 chromosome 3, ASM4859323v1, whole genome shotgun sequence genomic DNA:
- the INAFM1 gene encoding putative transmembrane protein INAFM1, protein MRGGGGSSSGGGGGGGGTSEPEPGFEAVGSEAPAGRWLRLAPVCAYCVCVSLAAALLAAYYGLVWAPAAPTRLAASPAPPGACIRPAVPGPSCSPAAPAALAAPAAAGQASGPRAPPQLPPGIPRRSRRRRRWSRRGRATSPG, encoded by the coding sequence AtgcgcggcggcggcggctcgagcagcggcggcggcggcggcggcggcgggaccTCGGAGCCCGAGCCGGGGTTCGAGGCGGTGGGGAGCGAGGCCCCCGCTGGCCGCTGGCTGCGCCTGGCTCCCGTGTGCGCCTACTGCGTGTGCGTGTCTCTGGCCGCGGCCCTGCTGGCCGCCTACTATGGGCTCGTGTGGGCCCCCGCGGCGCCCACCCGCCTCGCCGCCAGCCCTGCGCCCCCGGGCGCCTGCATCCGCCCCGCGGTCCCCGGGCCCTCCTGCAGCCCCGCGGCGCCCGCCGCGCTCGCCGCCCCCGCAGCAGCGGGCCAGGCGTCCGGGCCCCGCGCCCCCCCGCAGCTGCCGCCCGGGATCCCGCGccggagccgccgccgccgccgctggaGCCGCCGCGGCCGCGCCACGAGCCCCGGGTAG